A DNA window from Amycolatopsis sp. DSM 110486 contains the following coding sequences:
- a CDS encoding N-acetylmuramoyl-L-alanine amidase has product MFHSVTRRLAVAGGAGLLAVALATSAPAQAQPANQQRQQDFASAASEFGVPLDVLLGVSYLESRWDYNAGTPSTAAGYGPMHLTDLRTAGVVTSEFDQNGEDPRGDDARPALHPKPTQQPAAVPPGLQTVGQAAALLHTDAATLRTDPKQNIRGGAALLAEYQRKLGVRSENAKDWYGAVAAYSGSEDVTAAQTFADEVYGTIATGETRTTDDGQAVTLAATPGVTPDKAQAERLGLRTDAPPATECPKSVACESVPAPYQELPGGDYGNHDIANRPQSQKIDTIVIHDTEGYWDDALTLAQDPTYLAWHYTVRSQDGLIAQHVPTKDVGWHAGNWYVNAKSIGVEHEGFAAQGTWYTEAMYRSSAKLVGYLAKRYGVPLDRAHIIGHDNVPGTTPATIAGMHWDPGPYWDWSHYFDLLGAPIKATARAGSSMVTIAPKFAANQPVFTGCDKIGSGTPCAARGSEAVALHTAPDAASPLLSDTGLHGTGPSTMDVSDVGSRVATGQQYAVAGRQGGWTAIWYLGQKGWLPSNTVVPASGLVATPKPGKATIPVYGRAFPEASAYPANVAVQALAPMPYTFAAGQRYSVGGVVPSEYYSATTFDVSDHVVVRGKMKYVEVQFGHRVEYVNLDDVVLKPAF; this is encoded by the coding sequence ATGTTCCACTCCGTTACGCGGCGGCTGGCCGTCGCGGGCGGGGCGGGGTTGCTGGCGGTCGCGTTGGCGACGTCGGCTCCCGCCCAAGCCCAACCAGCGAACCAACAGCGACAGCAGGACTTCGCAAGCGCGGCAAGCGAGTTCGGCGTCCCGCTGGACGTGCTGCTCGGCGTCTCCTACCTGGAGTCCCGCTGGGATTACAACGCCGGTACGCCCAGCACCGCCGCCGGCTACGGGCCGATGCACCTCACGGACCTGCGCACGGCCGGCGTCGTGACCAGTGAGTTCGACCAGAACGGCGAAGACCCGCGCGGCGACGACGCCCGGCCGGCGCTGCACCCCAAGCCCACGCAGCAGCCCGCGGCCGTCCCGCCCGGCCTGCAGACCGTGGGCCAGGCCGCGGCCCTGCTGCACACGGACGCGGCGACGCTGCGCACCGACCCGAAGCAGAACATCCGCGGCGGCGCGGCCCTGCTGGCCGAGTACCAGCGCAAGCTCGGCGTACGCAGCGAAAACGCGAAGGACTGGTACGGCGCCGTCGCCGCGTACAGCGGCTCCGAGGACGTGACGGCGGCCCAGACCTTCGCCGACGAGGTCTACGGCACCATCGCCACCGGCGAGACGCGCACGACGGACGACGGCCAGGCCGTCACGCTCGCCGCGACCCCCGGCGTCACACCCGACAAGGCGCAGGCCGAGCGGCTGGGCCTCAGGACAGACGCCCCGCCCGCCACCGAGTGCCCGAAGTCCGTGGCCTGCGAGTCCGTGCCGGCGCCGTACCAGGAGCTGCCCGGCGGCGACTACGGAAACCACGACATCGCGAACCGGCCGCAGAGCCAGAAGATCGACACGATCGTCATCCACGACACCGAGGGCTACTGGGACGACGCCCTCACGCTGGCGCAGGACCCGACCTACCTCGCGTGGCACTACACCGTGCGCTCGCAGGACGGCCTGATCGCGCAGCACGTGCCGACCAAGGACGTCGGCTGGCACGCGGGCAACTGGTACGTCAACGCGAAGTCCATCGGTGTCGAGCACGAGGGCTTCGCCGCGCAGGGCACCTGGTACACCGAAGCGATGTACCGGTCGTCGGCGAAGCTCGTCGGCTACCTGGCGAAGCGCTACGGCGTGCCGCTCGACCGCGCGCACATCATCGGCCACGACAACGTGCCGGGCACCACGCCCGCCACGATCGCCGGCATGCACTGGGACCCGGGCCCCTACTGGGACTGGTCGCACTACTTCGACCTGCTGGGCGCGCCGATCAAGGCCACCGCCCGGGCCGGCTCGTCGATGGTGACGATCGCGCCGAAGTTCGCCGCCAACCAGCCCGTGTTCACCGGCTGCGACAAGATCGGCTCCGGCACCCCGTGCGCCGCGCGCGGCTCGGAGGCAGTGGCGCTGCACACCGCGCCGGACGCCGCGTCTCCCCTGCTGTCCGACACCGGGCTGCACGGAACCGGACCGTCCACTATGGATGTTTCCGACGTCGGCAGCCGTGTGGCCACCGGCCAGCAGTACGCCGTGGCCGGACGCCAGGGCGGCTGGACCGCGATCTGGTACCTGGGCCAGAAGGGCTGGCTGCCCAGCAATACCGTGGTCCCGGCGAGCGGTCTCGTCGCCACGCCGAAGCCCGGCAAGGCGACGATCCCCGTCTACGGACGGGCGTTCCCGGAGGCGTCGGCCTACCCGGCGAACGTCGCCGTGCAGGCGCTGGCGCCCATGCCTTACACGTTCGCGGCGGGCCAGAGGTACTCCGTCGGCGGCGTCGTTCCGTCGGAGTACTACTCGGCGACGACGTTCGACGTGTCGGACCACGTGGTGGTGCGCGGCAAGATGAAGTACGTGGAAGTCCAATTCGGACACCGCGTCGAGTACGTGAACCTCGACGACGTGGTGCTGAAGCCAGCTTTCTGA